A genome region from Engraulis encrasicolus isolate BLACKSEA-1 chromosome 6, IST_EnEncr_1.0, whole genome shotgun sequence includes the following:
- the LOC134450503 gene encoding TLC domain-containing protein 4-B-like — MLSVPMLWLCGSFLVSQWLFHRGSPQLCSWLCPSFIHLPISSRTEWNSRIVSTIHALVVSHSSLYVFLFDEAIIEDPVWGDPAAVKLNVAITTGYLLSDLVIMFSTWEVTGDKLFVLHHLAALYAYSYVLDQGLLPYFANFRLLSEFSTPCVNQRWFFKVLRYPKTSVPNLLNGALMAGVFFLVRLAVLPVYYYRVLGVFGTPAYYRLPVGGRVAWIASSVCLDVLNLLWMWRIWAGGLQVLRSKTPAPHRGVTRGQPNSRMD; from the exons ATGCTGAGTGTTCCGATGCTGTGGCTGTGTGGGAGCTTCCTGGTGTCACAGTGGCTGTTCCATCGCGGCAGCCCGCAGCTCTGCTCCTGGCTCTGCCCCTCGTTCATACACCTGCCCATCTCCAGCAGGACCGAATGGAACAGCAG AATAGTTTCCACCATCCACGCCCTCGTGGTGTCTCACTCCAGCCTGTACGTATTCCTCTTCGACGAGGCCATTATTGAGGACCCTGTctg GGGAGATCCCGCTGCTGTGAAGCTCAACGTGGCCATTACAACTGGGTACCTGCTCTCAG ATTTGGTGATCATGTTTTCCACTTGGGAGGTAACTGGTGACAAGCTCTTCGTGCTGCATCACCTGGCTGCTCTGTACGCCTACTCATACGTGCTG gATCAGGGCCTGTTGCCCTATTTTGCCAATTTTCGCCTTCTGTCTGAGTTCTCCACACCATGTGTGAACCAGCG GTGGTTCTTCAAAGTTCTGCGCTACCCCAAGACCTCGGTGCCAAACCTGCTGAATGGAGCGTTGATGGCGGGCGTGTTCTTCCTGGTCAGGCTGGCTGTACTCCCGGTCTACTACTACCGCGTGTTGGGAGTGTTCGGCACGCCGGCCTACTACCGGCTCCCGGTGGGCGGCCGCGTGGCCTGGATCGCCTCCAGCGTGTGTCTGGACGTGCTGAACCTGCTGTGGATGTGGAGGATATGGGCGGGAGGGCTGCAGGTGCTGCGCTCCAAGACGCCGGCGCCCCACAGGGGTGTAACCAGAGGCCAGCCCAACTCCAGGATGGACTGA
- the LOC134450127 gene encoding holocytochrome c-type synthase-like translates to MTEAVSNPMGSLNVESFSPQERPSGSAPPRTCPMHQEAKPSAMAPPPECPMHRASATAAAPLAPAPAPADAPPAHQDRAYEFVECPMKAAKGGISDINPANMMPPPNQTPAEGQPFSLSVGRQESTIPRSGSEQNWVYPSEQMFWNAMLRKGWRWNEGDIERKDMQNIISIHNQNNELAWQEILRWEKLHAKECPCGPSLVRFGGKAKELTPRARFRSWMGNELPFDRHDWIVNRCGKEVRYVIDYYDAGLASKHTVLDVRPALDSIGAVWDRMRVAWFRWTSS, encoded by the exons ATGACTGAGGCTGTGTCCAACCCGATGGGGTCCCTGAACGTGGAGAGCTTCTCTCCGCAAGAGCGGCCCTCAGGGTCGGCGCCGCCAAGGACTTGCCCCATGCACCAGGAGGCCAAACCAA GTGCGATGGCCCCGCCTCCAGAGTGTCCAATGCACAGGGCCTCTGCCACCGCTGCCGCCCCCCTGGcacccgcccccgcccccgcagACGCCCCCCCTGCTCATCAGGACCGAGCCTACGAGTTTGTGGAATGTCCCATGAAGGCGGCCAAAGGAGGAATCTCCGACATAAACCCTGCAAACATG ATGCCGCCACCCAATCAGACGCCAGCAGAGGGGCagcccttctccctctctgtggGGAGACAGGAGTCCACCATCCCCCGCTCCGGCTCCGAGCAGAACTGGGTCTATCCATCAGAACAGATGTTCTGGAACGCAATGCTGCGCAAAGG GTGGCGCTGGAACGAGGGGGACATCGAGCGAAAGGACATGCAGAACATCATCTCGATCCACAACCAGAACAACGAGCTGGCCTGGCAGGAGATACTCAGATGGGAGAAGCTGCACGCCaa GGAGTGTCCCTGTGGGCCGTCTCTGGTCCGCTTCGGGGGCAAGGCCAAGGAGCTGACTCCCAGAGCCCGATTTCGTAGCTGGATGGG GAATGAGTTGCCGTTTGACCGACACGACTGGATAGTGAATCGCTGCGGTAAAGAGGTGCGCTACGTGATCGACTACTACGACGCCGGGCTGGCCTCCAAACACACGGTTCTGGACGTCAGGCCCGCTCTGGACTCCATCGGCGCCGTCTGGGACCGCATGAGGGTCGCCTGGTTCCGATGGACCTCCtcgtga